In Candidatus Falkowbacteria bacterium, the genomic window GATTGCTTTGTTTGATTTTTGGTTTGTAGCTTCTTCTGAAATATGAATCCCCAGAGCATCTGATAAACTGTCAGCAATCGCAATAGTTAGTATACCTGCAAGCACAATTGTTTTATCACCAGTACTAAAAGCCAGACCGATGATTAGTCCTAGAGTGGTGATAATTCCAGTGGTTAATCCAAAACCAAAACCTTTTTTTATTGAGTTTTTCATATATTATGAATTTAATCGCCAATAGGCAAAGTTCAAAATTGTAGCAAACCCTACCCACGCGATATATGGTAGCATCAAAATGCCGGCCCACAGGTTGGTTCTCCAGAAGTTTATAGTTGTTAAAATAATGAAGATTAGTAAAGCAATAATTTCAATCAAAGCAAACCAAGGATTATGTAGACCAAAGAAAAGGAATGACCAGAAAACGTTCAAAACAAGTTGAGCTACAAAAAACAAAAGGCCAAGCTTGGCTTTTTTAAATTTATTTTCCCAAGCAATGAACAAGGCTATGGCCATCAAAACAAATAAGATTGTCCAAACCGGCGCAAAAACCCAGTTTGGTGGTGCAAAACTTGGTCGAGTTAGGTTTTGATACCAGGAAGTAATGTTTGACGTTGTAAATACGGAACCGATTAAACCGGCCAGTTGGCAAACTACAATCATTAAGAATAGGCGAGCTGCTTTGGGGATGAACATAGATTATATATTTAATTTATGATAATTTAATCGTTTTAAATTCTTTTCAATATCAGCATAGCTCTTGCCGCAAATCATACCACCGGCATAAAGTTTTATTCAATAGTATAAACCTGTTATATTATTTCTGTCTTGTTCCCATTTCTCAGGATTGATTTTAATGTAATGTCGAATGTTTTCCAGCGATTCCTGACTGCGAATTATATGATCGTAAAATCGCGGTTGCCATTTAAATATGTTGTTGGGGTGTTGTTGGTTGATCTGGAAGGTGCATCCACCTTTGTACCAACGAATAATTTCACCTATTGTTTGTTTGCCCATGGGGTTATATTGCCCCGTTACGCCACCACGGTCATTGTTGTTCGTAGAGACGCGATTAATCGCGTCTCTACCCTTGTGGGGCAATATTCGTACAATCACATGTACATGGTTGGGCATAACAATATGTTCATCCAGTTCGGTGAAATTAAAATGTTTGGGAATGTTCAATAAATTTTTTTGGATAATTTTGCCAAAATTATTTAAAATCATTTTTTGGTTTTTGATTTTGCCGAAAAACCAAATGCCTTTATGTGTGCAAATGGTTATAAAATAAAATGCGTCCCATCCATAATTCCAATCTTTTAATCGAAGGGTTTTGGTGCGGTATTTGTTTTGAAATAATTCGGACACATTAAAACACTTTTTATTCAATCGGCTCTAATAATTTTTCCAATTTAGCAACCGCTTTGTCTTCATCAGCAATTCCATCAACCGCTTCAAAAACCATTTCTCGTGAAAAGCCTTTATCGTCACGAAGATCATTTGCTAAACGAATTAATTTGCCAAGGTTTGGGCCAGGTTTGAAACCAAAGGCTAACCAATGACGACCTTGGGTTAAATCTGCTGGTCGACTGTCTTCAACTTCTAGCTCCCGAGCGCGGGTTAGCAACCATTTTCCTGCTGGGTAGTTCATCGGATCAAGCATAAGTTGTTCTGGTACTTCAGTATTACCAAATTCGCCACGACCAAGATGGTCTGACTCAGAAACTAAAACTAATTCTTGAATGGTCGCGGGGTGAAGTCGTTTAGCCAGCCGGCGGATCGCTCCGTCTTTGATATGGTTCCCTCGAACAGTTTCTTCAATATAAAATAAGGTTGGAGTTAAATGTTCGCCGACCAATTTAACAACCTTATCTCTTGTTAAATTATCTACGCCAAGTTGGGCCAAAAACTTTTTGGTTGGTTCAATTCCGGCTTTGTCGTGTGCATGAGAGATAATTTTTCCATCTTCTCTGGTTTCTGTTGTTGCTGGTTTTCCAAGGTCATGGCAAAGTGCAGTTAATAAAAGAGTGAATTTTTTTGCGTCATCTAATTCTTCACGACGTGCAATTTTCGCTGCCTCGTCGATAACCATTAGAGTGTGAATCCAGACATCACCTTCCGGATGCCATTCAGGCTCCTGAGGAGTTTCTCTGAGTGGTGGCAACTCAGGGTGTATTTCTCGGAGAATGCCCAGGTTCATTGCCGCCGCAAGACCGAGCGATGGCTTTTCTGATTTGAGCAATAATTTTTTCCATTCTTCTAATATTCTTTCTTTGGATAAATCTTTAACTAACGGAGCCATTTCTTGCAGAATTGGCACAGAATCTTTATCAACTTCTAGCCCAAAGCGTCCAATGAATTGCATGCCCCGGAGAACCCGTAAAGGATCATCTTTGAAAAGTTCATTATCTGTAATTTTTAGTTTTCTGTTTTTAATGTCTTCCAGCCCGCCAAAAGCATCAAAAATTTCACCGGTCAAGGGATCCGCGCAAATTGAATTCATGGTAAAATCTCGACGTTTAGCAGCCTCTATGATAGACATGTTTGGATCAGCTTCAACTGAAAAATCTTTATGACCTTTACCTGTTTTTGAGTCTTTTCTAGGTAAAGATACGTCAATATCCAGACCTTCTTTCGGGAAAAAAACTTTCAGAACTCCAAATGCTTCACCAACTTCAGAAACTTTTCCTATTGGAGTTAAAATCTTTTTTATTTCTTCAGGTTCAAGTCCGTAAATTTCTATATCATAATCTTTGGGAATTGTACCCATCATCATATCGCGAATACTACCGCCAACTAAAAGGACTTTGCCACCAGAAGCTTTAATCGTTTCTGCAATCTCCAAAACTTTTTTATAAACGGTTGCGTAATCATCCAGCCCGCGCTCTTTTAAAATATCTAAATATTGATCACCAATAGGTATTTTTTCTTTGGCAATAATTTTTTTGTCTTCTGATTTAAGTTTGTATTCTCCGCTTGTCGGTTGGGGTTCTTTGTTCATAAGATTTTTTAGTGAGTATTGAAGTTATGATTTGTGTTTAATTTTACCAATCAACATATGTACAAAGTTAATTATCAGCCAAGGAATCATTAATAAATAAAGAAAGCAGACTACAGTTAAAAAGAATGATTTTTCACTATGCTTCCAGAGTAGAAATCCGTCACCCGCTACCATTGATAGTCCAACAGTAAATAGGATTATTGATCCAATAAGGATTAAGACTTCAGGAGAAAAACCTTTCTGAATTGCTACGCCAGTATCTTGATGTAGCAGAATTGGTGATGGGATAATTAAAAATATTAAGACGATAAGAGTGATTTTTAAAATGCTCGTTTTTTGGTAGCGCTTCATAATCAATTTGAGCTTTTTAAGAAATTGTTGATTAATTTAACATCGTGCAAATCTTTGTCTCTTCCCATTGCCTTTTTCCAGGCTAGAACATGTTTTAGTTTAACAAAACGTAGGCCTTGAAATTCATCGGCAGTATCAATCAATTCAATAATGTCATTGAACCAAGGTTTCCATTGTTTATATATTTCGATGTTACCAATTTCGATCCGATATGGTTTATCCTTGTCGGGAGTGAATTCTTTAATCAATTCTTGCCATAGTTCAGGTTTAACAATAAGGTCAATATCACCCGCTGGTCTTATGTTTCGGACAGCCATTGGTCCGCTTCCAAATATTGCAAATTGATCGGCTGGAAAATTTAATTGTTTGAGTTTATCAAGGTCCATAATTATTTTTCTACAGACACGAAGTCGCGCAAGGTAAAGAATCCTGTCTCGTTGGATGAGCCACCATTTTCTGGGCGTTCAGAGTGATACTTGACCACCATTTTAACTGTGTCAAAAGTTTTTAAGTGATTGAATGTCGCGCGCTGGTCATAATTAAAATTGATGATCATTCTGGTTCGGTCAGTACCTTGTTTTTTGTCAGTTATAATAATATAATTTACGCCCGTGCATTCTTCTTGCGATGAACAAGGACGAAAATAATCAACGTAACCTTTAATTATGAAGTGTTTGTCCACTAGTTCCTCTTTGTTTTTGAGGAATTTTTCAAGAGTATAGGTTTTTGATTTTTCTGCACAGCCGGTCAAAGTAAAAACGAGCAAAATTAAAACAAAACCAGCAATAAATTTTTGCATAGTGTTTATAATAGATAAGGGGGTAAAGGAGATAATCTTTTTATTAAAATTATTTTCTTCTCCCTTTTTTTTAATCTGATCTAATTATACCAAATATCAGCAAAAATGAGTATAGGGTTGACAAAAAATAAAAAATGGGTTAAGGTTAAATGTTCAAAAAGTATATATAATTTTACTAGGGAGGCTAAAATGGGTAAATTTCTGGATACCTTAAGGCATACTTTAAAGAAAAAGTTTATTACAACAGATTCCCATATCACAGCTTTGGTTCTTGAAGCTGATGATGTAATGGTTGATGGTCGTAAGGCCAAGCGTTTTGTGCTGCTTGAAGCTGCGACCGATGCCATTCACGGCGCGATTGATTTTGATTGCCGTGATTATCGGCCGGGTAATGTGCTCAGTATTCACCTTTCTAATAAACAAAAGTTCAATCTGTCTTCAACTCAGAGTTGGATTCAGCATCCCAAACGTAGTGTTCGGGTAACTGTGAGTTATCGTCAGGCACGAGGGATTACTTTTGTCGGAAATTATGATGTCTTTAACAAGTAGTTGCAAGGAGACACAATGAAGCCAGCAAAGAAGAAAGCAAAACCACCTTCAAAAACCTATTGGTTTGTCAGTTATCTATTACGAACCGTTGGGGGTGATTATCTGGACATTAAGAATATATACGCTGAATTCAACGGAAAAGAATTTGAGAAGAAACGTTTTGAAGAAGAAACAGCGAAGTTCTATTCAGATTGTATGATGTTGAAGGGGCTTACTTGTACGGTTGTCAACTTTCAGCGAGTGAGTGCAAAGCATTATGCTCTGAATAATTAAAAACAATGCCTGAGTTGTAATAACAGCTCAGGTTTTTTTGTTGGATTTTTGGACCAACCCTATTTATAGGGTTTTATAATATATAGCCCGGGGTTTTCAACCCCGGGCGGCTTAGTGAGTGAATGTATCATTTCGGTAAGATGAAACGATTTATAGCGTTTTAATTTTGGGTGGCATTGTAAATTAGGGAGAAATATTATTCACCAACTGGGACGCCTGGGGTTAAAACCCTCAGGCTAGCAATTATAAAGCCCCATGAATGGGGCTGAGATTATAACAATATGACAATTTAACAATATAACAATTTATTTTAACTGTTCACCTCGATAAAAATATAATGCTAATAAATCTTTTTCTTTAATTCGTTTCACCGGTTCAATGTTTGGTAAGGGCCAAGCTTCAGTGATAACTTGGCAGTCATTTTTTACTTTATGTTTCAAAGATTTTATTAGTTTCGGATAACTGTCTGCTAAAAGAAAAATAAAAATTGTGTCAGCATCATTTAATTTAGTTCTGAAAATATTTCCAAATTTAATTTTGGCATTTTTGAATTTAAGTGCTTTTATTTTGGCAACAAGAAAAGGAATAACGGCAATTTCAACTCCGACAAAATTAGCTTTTGGAAAAGCTTTGGCTAAAGGAAAAATAACACTACCAGTTCCGCAACCTAGGTCGTAAATAGTTTGACTATCTTTGATGGAAATATTTTTTAATAAGTGCTGAATTTGTTTTTTCTTGGTTGGAACAAAAGGCGCAGCTGACAGCCCGCCAATGAAGAGAAGGATTAGAAAAAGGATAGCAATCAGGATGTATAAATAGAGCATATAAGTATAATTATCAATTATCCAAATAATAAGTATCAATTAAGTTCAAATTTGCAAATTGCAATTTCTAAAGTTGTCTTTGAGTTTTGGGTATTTATGTTTGTTGTTTAATTGTCACTTGTGGAATTGATCATTAAGGCTATTGTACCACAAATATATGATTGACTTCGCTTTTCGTAAATGTTAAATTGTGTTTAATCGGTTCTTTAACTTGATAGTTAAGAAAATGGAGGGAGTTATGAAGAAAAAAACTGTACCTATTATATTGATGGTTGTTGTGGCCATTCTCATTGTGCTTTTTGCAACTTTTTCTCGGGATAGACAACAAACAGATCCAATAGGAGAAACTGTTGCTGTTAGCAACAAAGAAGCACCTTTAAATGCAGTTTGGCAAAACAGTTTTTGGCAAAGTCCGAACACAGGTAATTGCTACGAATTGGTTGTTGTGATAAACCATGGTAACGGTAGCATTGTTGGCGCTGGTGTAAACAAGGTTGATAATAAGTTTTGCGAAAAATGAATTCAAAAAAGTCTGATTTAACTGAGTCAGACTTTTATAATTATCATTTTTTGTTTTATTATCATTTCCCAAATTATTTAAGTTTAAGAAATATTTCTGAAAAATTAATCCATTTGACCTTGAAAACGTAACACCAAGCGCGATGAATTTGCCAAATTAAAAAGTAAAGCTTGGTCATAGGTAATTGTATTAGAAATTTCACTGTTGGTAAAGGGATTTTCCAGCCAACGGCAATAGAAAAAAGATGGTGCAAATTGATAAATTGCCTTTTTAATTTTGGTTTCAAGTTCAAAACGCTAGTTTGGTAATAGGATTCATCAGGTTCTTGGTTGGATAGAAGGTTGTTTTTTTTGCAAAAGGCCCATAAGTCAGTCATGGGATAAGGTTGAAAAATTGAACACCAGGCATAGTCAGGTCGGCATTTTTTATTTAATTCAATAGTTTGTAAAGCATCGGTGATTGTTTCAGTTGGTAGGCCGACCATGTTTTGAACATAAGTTTTTAATTTGTATTTTTTTAATAATGAAGATGCCATTAAAATTTGTTGATCAGAAGTGTTTCGTTTTAACAGATCTTGTCGAATTTTTGAATTACCGCTTTCAATGGCGTATAAAACTGTTTGACAGCCGGCGGTTTTTAATGTCGAGACTATGTTTTTAGTTAAATTGTTAACTCGCGTATGTACAATGAAGGGAAGTTTGATTTGTTGACAGTATTGTTTGAAAAAGTTTGTACACCAGTTTTCGTCAGTCACAAAATTATCGTCTAAAAAATGAAATCGTTTAGGTTTAAAATTTTGTTTTAAGTGAAGTAATTCTTGTAGAACATTATTTGGACTACGTCGGCGAACCGGATTTTGGTTGGGATATAGTTTTTTGTAAACATGATTAAAGCAGTATGTGCAGTTAAAGGCGCAACCGCGGGAGGTCATGATTTGTCGGCGTTGCATTTTTCGGTAAGCTGGGTAAATGTTAATCAATTCTCGGTCTGGAAAAGGTAGGTCGTCAAGATCTTGA contains:
- a CDS encoding B12-binding domain-containing radical SAM protein; translation: MRILFIYKFEYLEPLGIMSLAAYLKQNGHQCHFVDLELEKNYLSKIKQLQPDIIAYSITTGRHRFYQQLNLKLKKQQKFSAVFGGPHATFFPEFINQEGVDIICRGEGEQALLELANLLHTNDRVKHIQNLWVKQDNQIFKNELRPLIQDLDDLPFPDRELINIYPAYRKMQRRQIMTSRGCAFNCTYCFNHVYKKLYPNQNPVRRRSPNNVLQELLHLKQNFKPKRFHFLDDNFVTDENWCTNFFKQYCQQIKLPFIVHTRVNNLTKNIVSTLKTAGCQTVLYAIESGNSKIRQDLLKRNTSDQQILMASSLLKKYKLKTYVQNMVGLPTETITDALQTIELNKKCRPDYAWCSIFQPYPMTDLWAFCKKNNLLSNQEPDESYYQTSVLNLKPKLKRQFINLHHLFSIAVGWKIPLPTVKFLIQLPMTKLYFLIWQIHRAWCYVFKVKWINFSEIFLKLK
- a CDS encoding transposase encodes the protein MSELFQNKYRTKTLRLKDWNYGWDAFYFITICTHKGIWFFGKIKNQKMILNNFGKIIQKNLLNIPKHFNFTELDEHIVMPNHVHVIVRILPHKGRDAINRVSTNNNDRGGVTGQYNPMGKQTIGEIIRWYKGGCTFQINQQHPNNIFKWQPRFYDHIIRSQESLENIRHYIKINPEKWEQDRNNITGLYY
- a CDS encoding tryptophan-rich sensory protein, which encodes MFIPKAARLFLMIVVCQLAGLIGSVFTTSNITSWYQNLTRPSFAPPNWVFAPVWTILFVLMAIALFIAWENKFKKAKLGLLFFVAQLVLNVFWSFLFFGLHNPWFALIEIIALLIFIILTTINFWRTNLWAGILMLPYIAWVGFATILNFAYWRLNS
- a CDS encoding CCA tRNA nucleotidyltransferase — its product is MNKEPQPTSGEYKLKSEDKKIIAKEKIPIGDQYLDILKERGLDDYATVYKKVLEIAETIKASGGKVLLVGGSIRDMMMGTIPKDYDIEIYGLEPEEIKKILTPIGKVSEVGEAFGVLKVFFPKEGLDIDVSLPRKDSKTGKGHKDFSVEADPNMSIIEAAKRRDFTMNSICADPLTGEIFDAFGGLEDIKNRKLKITDNELFKDDPLRVLRGMQFIGRFGLEVDKDSVPILQEMAPLVKDLSKERILEEWKKLLLKSEKPSLGLAAAMNLGILREIHPELPPLRETPQEPEWHPEGDVWIHTLMVIDEAAKIARREELDDAKKFTLLLTALCHDLGKPATTETREDGKIISHAHDKAGIEPTKKFLAQLGVDNLTRDKVVKLVGEHLTPTLFYIEETVRGNHIKDGAIRRLAKRLHPATIQELVLVSESDHLGRGEFGNTEVPEQLMLDPMNYPAGKWLLTRARELEVEDSRPADLTQGRHWLAFGFKPGPNLGKLIRLANDLRDDKGFSREMVFEAVDGIADEDKAVAKLEKLLEPIE
- a CDS encoding methyltransferase domain-containing protein, producing the protein MLYLYILIAILFLILLFIGGLSAAPFVPTKKKQIQHLLKNISIKDSQTIYDLGCGTGSVIFPLAKAFPKANFVGVEIAVIPFLVAKIKALKFKNAKIKFGNIFRTKLNDADTIFIFLLADSYPKLIKSLKHKVKNDCQVITEAWPLPNIEPVKRIKEKDLLALYFYRGEQLK